In the Brucella anthropi ATCC 49188 genome, one interval contains:
- a CDS encoding DeoR/GlpR family DNA-binding transcription regulator: MVTELLLHERQARIQELLQQSGRVLAAELAESFGVSEDTIRRDLREMAAAGLCKRVYGGALRAVPEPSPLAERDSERPQAKAALAAVLAELVEPGMTVFLDASSVNTALARLLVERGEAITVVTNTPSIAAILMGSPEIELIMIGGPIDRRVSAAVGARALRDAELLRPDLCVLGACGIAAEIGVTALHLDDAEFKRVIAGRSRVVALAITSDKLGTVAAHDVVPLDDVGVMAVEYDADEAALAPYATSDMKILRAAADRN, encoded by the coding sequence GTGGTGACAGAGCTTCTGCTTCACGAAAGACAGGCGCGCATTCAGGAACTGCTACAGCAGTCTGGTCGTGTACTGGCTGCTGAACTGGCTGAAAGTTTCGGCGTGTCCGAGGATACGATCCGGCGCGATCTGCGCGAGATGGCGGCGGCGGGGCTCTGCAAGCGTGTCTATGGCGGCGCGTTGCGTGCCGTGCCCGAGCCTTCTCCGCTCGCAGAACGGGATTCCGAGCGACCACAAGCGAAAGCCGCCCTGGCTGCGGTCCTTGCGGAACTGGTCGAACCCGGCATGACGGTGTTTCTCGATGCATCTTCGGTGAATACGGCTCTGGCGCGGCTTTTGGTCGAACGCGGTGAAGCCATCACCGTCGTCACCAATACGCCGTCTATCGCTGCAATTCTTATGGGCTCGCCGGAAATTGAGCTGATCATGATTGGTGGTCCCATCGACCGGCGGGTGAGTGCCGCCGTCGGCGCGCGCGCGTTGCGTGATGCGGAACTGCTGCGGCCTGATCTTTGTGTTTTGGGCGCGTGCGGTATTGCCGCCGAAATCGGCGTAACGGCGCTGCATCTGGACGATGCGGAATTCAAGCGAGTGATAGCCGGACGCAGCCGGGTGGTGGCATTGGCCATTACGAGCGACAAGCTCGGTACGGTTGCCGCCCATGATGTTGTTCCCCTGGACGATGTCGGTGTCATGGCTGTCGAGTATGATGCGGATGAAGCAGCGCTTGCGCCCTATGCGACATCGGATATGAAGATTTTACGTGCGGCAGCGGACCGCAACTGA
- a CDS encoding MFS transporter has protein sequence MEQVSGREDAAPARAPIVTRERIAVALLFLMNGYIFGGWAPKIPEFAERLGLDSAGMGLMILVFGLGSLAMMPVAGALSAHRGSGMVVRIFALAFIPALLIIALVPNVVTAVIVMFYFGGTMAAMDVSMNANAVAVEKKMRRAIMSSCHAFWSLGGLIGAATGGFLIAQFGSTVHALVTTIVAAILIAIAWPSIIPDTEHHHPSGEKQKLTLPRNPLPWLVGVMALFSMVPEGAILDWGAYHMRQDLGASVTVAGFGFAAFSGSMAIMRFAGDLVRDRFGAVKTLRACTIIAIIGMLIVGFGNSSATAIIGFAICGIGISNMVPIGFSMAGNMPGVNPSVGLSIATTLGYSGMLVAPSLIGFVAKHSGFGVVFLALPVLLLVVLAFSSLARYADHKH, from the coding sequence ATGGAACAGGTTTCCGGACGCGAAGATGCGGCGCCTGCGCGTGCGCCGATTGTAACCAGAGAGCGGATTGCCGTTGCGCTACTCTTTCTGATGAACGGCTATATTTTCGGCGGCTGGGCCCCGAAAATTCCGGAATTTGCCGAACGCCTCGGACTTGATAGTGCAGGCATGGGGTTGATGATCCTCGTCTTCGGCCTTGGTTCTCTGGCCATGATGCCGGTCGCAGGTGCGCTTTCAGCACATCGCGGTTCGGGCATGGTGGTGCGCATTTTTGCACTCGCCTTTATCCCGGCGCTGCTCATCATCGCACTGGTGCCGAATGTGGTCACGGCTGTGATCGTGATGTTCTATTTCGGCGGGACCATGGCTGCGATGGATGTGTCGATGAACGCCAATGCGGTCGCGGTCGAGAAAAAAATGCGCCGGGCAATCATGTCGTCCTGCCATGCATTCTGGAGCCTCGGCGGCCTTATCGGTGCTGCGACAGGCGGCTTTCTTATCGCGCAATTCGGATCGACCGTTCATGCGCTGGTGACAACGATTGTCGCCGCAATCCTGATTGCTATCGCATGGCCTTCGATCATCCCGGACACGGAGCATCATCATCCAAGCGGCGAAAAGCAGAAGCTGACCTTGCCGCGCAATCCTCTGCCATGGCTTGTCGGTGTCATGGCGCTGTTTTCCATGGTGCCGGAAGGGGCGATTCTCGATTGGGGCGCCTATCATATGCGCCAGGATCTGGGCGCCTCCGTCACGGTGGCAGGCTTCGGCTTCGCAGCCTTCTCGGGTTCAATGGCTATCATGCGTTTTGCAGGCGATCTGGTCCGCGACCGGTTCGGTGCAGTCAAAACCCTTCGTGCCTGCACGATCATTGCAATCATCGGCATGCTGATCGTCGGTTTCGGAAACAGCTCAGCAACGGCGATTATCGGCTTCGCGATCTGCGGGATCGGTATTTCCAACATGGTGCCGATCGGCTTCTCGATGGCTGGTAACATGCCGGGCGTCAATCCGAGTGTCGGCCTGTCCATCGCAACGACGCTCGGCTATTCGGGTATGCTGGTGGCACCGTCGCTGATCGGTTTTGTTGCCAAGCATAGCGGCTTTGGCGTGGTGTTTCTGGCGCTTCCGGTCTTGCTGCTGGTCGTGCTGGCCTTTTCAAGTCTGGCCCGATACGCGGATCATAAGCATTAA
- a CDS encoding 3-hydroxybutyrate dehydrogenase codes for MNAASACKTAIVTGSNSGIGLGIAHALAAAGHNVVINSFTDREEDHTLARKLGEEHGVSVVYIAADMSKADQCRALIAETVKQFSSVDILVNNAGIQHVSPVEEFPAEQWDRIIAINLTSAFHTSAASIPHMRKTGWGRIINIASAHGLVASPFKSAYVAAKHGIVGFTKTLALELATAKITANSICPGYVLTPLVEAQIPDQMKAYHMDRETVIREVMLDKQPTKEFVTTAQIGALAAFLASDAAAQINGAAIPVDGGWTAE; via the coding sequence ATGAATGCTGCATCTGCCTGCAAGACCGCAATCGTCACCGGATCGAATTCCGGGATCGGCCTCGGTATAGCCCATGCGCTGGCGGCGGCAGGACACAACGTCGTGATCAACTCTTTCACCGACCGTGAGGAGGATCATACCCTCGCACGCAAGCTCGGCGAGGAACATGGCGTCAGCGTGGTCTATATTGCGGCCGACATGTCGAAGGCCGACCAATGCCGCGCACTGATCGCAGAAACGGTAAAGCAGTTCAGCAGTGTGGACATTCTCGTCAACAACGCCGGTATCCAGCATGTGTCTCCCGTCGAGGAGTTTCCGGCCGAACAATGGGACCGCATCATCGCGATAAACCTGACATCGGCCTTTCACACCTCGGCTGCCTCGATCCCGCATATGCGCAAGACTGGCTGGGGCCGCATTATCAATATCGCTTCAGCCCACGGCCTCGTGGCATCGCCGTTCAAGTCGGCTTATGTTGCCGCCAAGCATGGCATTGTCGGTTTTACCAAAACACTGGCGCTGGAACTTGCAACCGCAAAGATCACGGCCAATTCCATCTGTCCCGGCTATGTGCTGACGCCGCTTGTCGAAGCGCAGATACCGGACCAGATGAAGGCCTACCACATGGACCGCGAAACCGTGATCCGCGAAGTGATGCTAGATAAGCAGCCGACGAAGGAATTCGTCACCACCGCACAGATCGGCGCCCTTGCCGCTTTCCTCGCAAGCGATGCGGCAGCGCAGATCAATGGCGCTGCCATTCCTGTCGATGGCGGCTGGACAGCAGAATAG
- the ispG gene encoding flavodoxin-dependent (E)-4-hydroxy-3-methylbut-2-enyl-diphosphate synthase → MSSEAVSYFSHPFPRRQSVGVSVGGVIVGGSAPVVVQSMTNTDTADVDSTVAQVAALHRAGSEIVRITVDRDESAAAVPKIRERLERLGHDVPLVGDFHYIGHKLLADHPACAEALAKYRINPGNVGFKDKKDKQFADIVEMAIRYDKPVRIGVNWGSLDQELLTTLMDRNQDAGAPLSAQEVMREAIVQSALISANLAEEIGLGRDKIILSAKVSQVQDLIAVYTMLAQRSNHALHLGLTEAGMGTKGIVASSAAMGILLQQGIGDTIRISLTPEPGGDRTREVQVSQELLQTMGFRQFIPIVAACPGCGRTTSTVFQELAQTIQDDIRRNMPVWREKYPGVEALSVAVMGCIVNGPGESKHADIGISLPGTGETPSAPVFVDGKKVTTLRGPAIAEDFQKMVADYIENRFGLDQKIAAGQN, encoded by the coding sequence ATGTCTTCCGAGGCCGTCAGCTATTTTTCGCATCCATTTCCTCGTCGCCAGTCGGTTGGCGTCAGTGTCGGTGGCGTTATCGTCGGCGGCAGTGCGCCCGTCGTCGTGCAGTCAATGACCAACACGGACACAGCGGATGTGGACTCTACGGTCGCGCAGGTGGCTGCACTTCACCGTGCCGGTTCGGAAATCGTGCGCATCACGGTGGATCGCGATGAATCGGCTGCTGCCGTGCCTAAAATCCGCGAACGGCTGGAGCGTCTGGGGCATGATGTACCGCTGGTCGGCGATTTCCATTATATCGGTCACAAACTGCTGGCCGATCATCCGGCCTGTGCGGAAGCGCTTGCAAAATATCGTATCAATCCGGGCAATGTCGGCTTCAAGGACAAGAAGGACAAGCAGTTCGCTGATATCGTCGAAATGGCGATCCGTTACGACAAGCCGGTGCGTATTGGTGTGAACTGGGGATCACTCGATCAGGAACTCCTGACCACGCTGATGGATCGCAATCAGGACGCTGGCGCGCCATTGAGCGCACAGGAAGTCATGCGCGAGGCCATTGTGCAGTCGGCTCTGATTTCCGCCAATCTTGCCGAAGAGATCGGTCTTGGCCGCGACAAGATCATTCTGTCGGCCAAGGTCAGTCAGGTGCAGGACCTGATCGCCGTCTATACGATGCTGGCGCAGCGTTCCAATCATGCGCTGCATCTCGGCCTCACCGAAGCAGGCATGGGCACCAAGGGCATTGTCGCTTCGTCGGCGGCTATGGGTATTCTGCTGCAGCAGGGCATTGGCGACACAATCCGCATTTCGCTTACCCCTGAACCCGGCGGCGACCGCACCCGCGAAGTGCAGGTTTCGCAGGAGCTTCTGCAGACCATGGGCTTCCGGCAATTTATTCCGATTGTTGCGGCGTGCCCCGGTTGCGGTCGTACGACATCGACCGTGTTTCAGGAACTGGCCCAGACCATTCAGGACGATATCCGCCGCAACATGCCGGTCTGGCGCGAGAAATATCCCGGCGTAGAAGCGCTGTCGGTTGCCGTGATGGGCTGCATTGTCAACGGGCCGGGCGAATCGAAGCACGCTGATATCGGCATCTCGCTTCCCGGCACGGGCGAAACGCCGTCCGCACCGGTCTTTGTCGATGGCAAGAAAGTCACGACGTTGCGCGGTCCTGCTATTGCCGAGGACTTCCAGAAAATGGTTGCCGATTACATCGAGAACCGCTTCGGACTCGATCAGAAAATCGCTGCTGGCCAGAACTAA
- a CDS encoding MFS transporter — translation MQPSTGAAATLSANPDARPLLSSTTLFLFAAASGLAVANVYFAHPLLDVMADDLGLKRSTAGLIVAASQLGYAIGLIFLVPLGDLFNRRKLIITHFLLSVLSLIAIGFAANATVLLVAMATMGLLAVVTQALVAYAASLAAPARRGHVVGIVTSGIVLGILLARAIAGALTDIGGWRSVYFVSAILTLLIALLLWRSLPDQKRQPTSVSYPALILSLVTLFRSEPVLRIRAIIAMLIFANITTLLAPLVMPLSAPPFELSHAEIGLFGLAGAAGALAASRAGGVADRGYAQRMTGIALLLMFMSWGLIALLGHSLLWLIAGVLIIDFGLQAVHVTNQAMIYRVRPDAQNRLTAAYMVFYSIGSASGSAVSTWVYAYAGWNGVCLLGAGISLVTLIFWAATLKATPETATRAVTCTA, via the coding sequence ATGCAACCTTCAACCGGCGCGGCAGCAACGCTGTCCGCGAACCCTGATGCACGCCCTTTGCTTTCCTCGACTACCCTTTTTCTGTTTGCGGCTGCAAGCGGACTGGCGGTAGCCAATGTCTACTTTGCTCACCCGCTGCTCGATGTGATGGCCGATGACCTTGGCCTCAAACGCTCAACAGCAGGTCTCATCGTCGCCGCCAGCCAGCTCGGTTATGCAATCGGCTTGATCTTTCTCGTCCCGCTTGGCGACCTCTTCAACCGGCGCAAACTCATCATCACGCATTTCCTTCTGTCGGTCCTGTCCCTGATCGCAATCGGCTTTGCGGCCAATGCCACCGTGCTTCTGGTCGCCATGGCCACTATGGGCCTGCTCGCCGTCGTCACACAGGCACTTGTCGCCTATGCGGCCAGCCTCGCAGCACCGGCGCGACGCGGCCATGTGGTTGGCATCGTAACCAGCGGCATCGTGCTCGGCATATTGCTGGCGCGCGCGATAGCCGGCGCGCTCACCGACATTGGCGGCTGGCGCAGCGTCTACTTCGTTTCCGCTATTCTCACGCTTTTGATCGCGCTCCTGCTGTGGCGCAGCCTGCCCGACCAAAAGCGGCAGCCGACCAGCGTTAGCTATCCGGCACTCATTCTGTCGCTTGTGACGCTGTTTCGCTCCGAGCCGGTACTACGCATTCGCGCCATCATCGCCATGCTGATCTTCGCCAATATTACCACTTTGCTCGCGCCACTGGTCATGCCGCTCAGTGCACCACCCTTCGAACTGAGCCATGCAGAGATCGGTCTGTTCGGACTGGCAGGTGCTGCAGGAGCGCTTGCCGCGTCGCGTGCTGGCGGTGTTGCCGACCGGGGTTATGCCCAGCGAATGACAGGCATCGCTTTGCTGCTGATGTTCATGTCATGGGGTCTGATAGCCCTGCTGGGACATTCGCTACTCTGGCTGATCGCAGGTGTGCTGATTATCGACTTCGGCCTTCAGGCTGTCCACGTCACCAATCAGGCGATGATCTACCGTGTACGCCCAGACGCGCAGAACAGGCTCACCGCCGCCTATATGGTTTTCTATTCCATCGGCAGCGCAAGCGGTTCGGCGGTTTCAACCTGGGTCTATGCTTATGCAGGCTGGAATGGCGTTTGCCTGCTTGGCGCAGGCATCAGCCTTGTCACGCTCATCTTCTGGGCAGCAACATTAAAGGCTACACCAGAGACCGCTACGCGCGCGGTCACCTGTACCGCTTAG
- a CDS encoding winged helix-turn-helix transcriptional regulator, which produces MVRKKSMKGDYCPSARALDVIGDWWSLLIVREAFDGVTRFSAFQKNLGIARNILSERLRKLTGEGIMESVPDPNGGAHQEYRLTAKGRDLLPVIVSLRQWGEKHLFAPGETHSRLVDSVSGEDVAALDVRSQDGRMLSADDVVIVKVREDDI; this is translated from the coding sequence ATGGTTCGAAAGAAAAGCATGAAAGGCGATTATTGCCCGAGTGCGCGCGCGCTTGATGTGATCGGCGACTGGTGGTCGCTGCTGATCGTCCGTGAAGCCTTCGACGGCGTGACACGTTTCAGCGCCTTTCAGAAGAATCTCGGAATCGCCCGCAATATTCTCTCGGAACGTCTGCGCAAGCTGACGGGAGAGGGAATCATGGAATCCGTGCCAGACCCTAATGGTGGCGCGCATCAGGAGTATCGCCTGACGGCAAAAGGGCGCGATCTGCTGCCTGTCATCGTGTCGCTCAGGCAATGGGGAGAAAAGCATCTCTTTGCGCCGGGTGAAACTCATTCGCGTCTTGTCGACAGCGTTTCAGGCGAGGACGTGGCCGCGCTTGATGTGCGTTCTCAGGACGGGCGCATGCTTTCCGCTGACGATGTGGTTATCGTCAAGGTACGTGAAGACGATATTTAA
- a CDS encoding polyprenyl synthetase family protein translates to MEKLSTDFTAILNHRAMEVEMALTGLLDQRLKTGEIARPERLLAAMRHGVLNGGKRLRPFLVVESAALFGKGSDAVLRVAAALECIHCYSLVHDDLPAMDDDDLRRGQPTVHKAFDEAAAILAGDGLLTYAFDIISSDETDLDAAIRLQLVSALARASGLGGMVGGQALDLMAETSKPDEAGIITLQAMKTGALIRFACEAGAIIANASSEDRERMAEFGSAIGLAFQLADDLLDVTADAEAMGKATGKDAAAGKATLVSLHGIDWTRKQLSGLVAQAESLLAPFGKDADILKQAARFIAERQS, encoded by the coding sequence ATGGAAAAGCTGTCGACCGATTTCACCGCCATTCTCAACCATCGTGCCATGGAAGTAGAAATGGCACTGACGGGCCTTCTGGACCAGCGCCTCAAGACGGGAGAAATCGCCCGCCCGGAACGGCTGCTCGCCGCCATGCGGCATGGTGTCCTGAACGGTGGCAAGCGCCTCCGGCCTTTTCTCGTTGTCGAAAGTGCCGCTTTGTTCGGCAAAGGTAGCGACGCCGTTCTGCGTGTTGCAGCCGCGCTCGAATGCATTCACTGCTATTCGCTTGTCCATGACGATCTGCCAGCCATGGATGACGATGACCTGCGGCGCGGCCAGCCGACCGTGCACAAGGCATTTGATGAAGCTGCCGCCATTCTGGCCGGTGACGGCCTTCTGACCTATGCTTTCGATATCATCTCGTCGGATGAAACCGATCTCGATGCAGCAATTCGCCTGCAACTGGTTTCAGCGCTCGCCCGTGCATCCGGTCTCGGTGGCATGGTGGGCGGACAGGCTCTCGATCTGATGGCCGAAACCAGCAAGCCTGACGAAGCCGGCATCATCACGTTGCAGGCAATGAAGACTGGCGCATTGATCCGCTTCGCCTGCGAGGCCGGAGCCATCATCGCCAATGCATCCAGCGAAGACCGCGAGCGCATGGCCGAATTCGGCTCCGCTATTGGCCTTGCCTTCCAGCTGGCGGACGATCTTCTGGACGTGACCGCCGACGCCGAGGCGATGGGCAAGGCCACTGGTAAAGATGCCGCCGCCGGAAAGGCCACGCTGGTTTCACTCCACGGCATCGACTGGACCCGCAAGCAACTGTCCGGACTGGTTGCCCAGGCGGAAAGCTTGCTGGCACCTTTTGGCAAGGATGCGGATATCCTGAAGCAGGCCGCCCGCTTCATCGCCGAACGGCAGAGCTAA
- the mtgA gene encoding monofunctional biosynthetic peptidoglycan transglycosylase — MAKIIIKSKDGRNYLADPVWGARIALALKILVILAVLPIFLLFVYSVPFVRPISTLMVKDYVLFQGVDRRWVSIDDIAPVLVNSVMMAEDGQFCSHGGVDWHQLGLVLDDTGEGGPSRGASTITMQTVKNLFLWNGRSYVRKGLEFPLALAADGILSKKRIMEIYLNIAEWGPGIYGIEAAAQHHFKRPAAKLNAQQSALLAVTLPNPALRNPAKPTRNMQRIARIVAGRAARSGPYVVCVQ, encoded by the coding sequence GTGGCAAAAATCATCATCAAGAGCAAAGATGGACGCAATTATCTGGCGGATCCTGTTTGGGGTGCCCGGATTGCTCTCGCGCTCAAGATTCTGGTGATTCTGGCCGTGCTGCCGATTTTCCTGCTTTTCGTCTATTCCGTACCCTTTGTCCGCCCGATCTCGACCCTGATGGTCAAGGACTATGTTCTGTTTCAGGGCGTGGACCGGAGATGGGTCAGTATCGACGATATCGCGCCGGTTCTTGTCAATTCGGTAATGATGGCCGAGGACGGCCAGTTCTGCAGCCATGGCGGGGTGGACTGGCATCAGCTGGGGCTGGTTCTGGACGATACGGGCGAGGGTGGTCCGAGCCGCGGCGCTTCCACGATCACGATGCAGACCGTGAAGAACCTCTTCCTGTGGAATGGGCGCTCCTATGTCCGCAAGGGGCTCGAATTTCCGCTGGCGCTGGCTGCCGACGGTATTCTGTCCAAAAAGCGCATTATGGAAATCTATCTCAATATCGCCGAGTGGGGACCGGGCATTTACGGAATCGAGGCCGCAGCCCAGCATCATTTCAAGCGCCCGGCAGCAAAACTCAATGCACAGCAATCCGCGCTACTTGCCGTCACGCTGCCAAACCCGGCCTTGCGCAACCCCGCCAAGCCGACGCGCAACATGCAGCGCATTGCCCGGATCGTCGCCGGACGCGCCGCACGGTCAGGTCCCTATGTGGTTTGCGTGCAATAA
- the rpmF gene encoding 50S ribosomal protein L32, producing MAVPKRKTSPSKRGMRRSADALKAPTYVEDKNSGELRRPHHIDLKSGMYRGRQVLEAKE from the coding sequence ATGGCAGTACCAAAACGAAAAACGTCTCCGTCGAAGCGTGGCATGCGTCGTTCGGCTGACGCTCTCAAGGCCCCGACCTATGTCGAGGACAAGAACTCGGGCGAACTTCGTCGTCCGCATCATATCGATCTGAAGAGCGGTATGTATCGCGGCCGTCAGGTCCTCGAAGCCAAGGAATAA
- a CDS encoding GlcG/HbpS family heme-binding protein has protein sequence MTSLTLEQANGIIAGAFAKAAELKLKPLAVSVFDAGGNLKAFQRQDGTSILRFEIASGKAFGALAVGTGSRWLHNQAKDRPHFLEGLSGVSGGKVVPVPGGVLIKDAGGEILGAVGISGDTSDNDEIAAISGIEGAGFASDAG, from the coding sequence ATGACTTCACTGACGCTCGAACAAGCCAATGGGATTATTGCTGGTGCCTTTGCCAAGGCAGCCGAGCTGAAACTGAAGCCGCTGGCTGTCTCCGTCTTTGACGCAGGCGGAAACCTGAAAGCGTTTCAGCGGCAGGACGGAACTTCGATCCTTCGTTTCGAGATCGCCTCGGGCAAGGCTTTCGGTGCACTCGCCGTCGGAACGGGCTCGCGCTGGCTGCACAATCAGGCCAAGGACCGTCCACACTTCCTGGAAGGTTTGTCGGGCGTGTCCGGCGGCAAGGTCGTGCCGGTGCCGGGCGGCGTTCTGATCAAGGATGCAGGCGGCGAAATCCTCGGTGCCGTCGGCATTTCCGGTGATACATCAGACAATGACGAAATTGCAGCCATTTCCGGTATCGAAGGCGCAGGCTTTGCATCAGACGCAGGCTGA
- a CDS encoding acetyl-CoA C-acetyltransferase, translating to MSDQKAIVIASAARTAVGAFNGAFANIPAHELGATVIKGALERAGVAATDVDEVILGQVLTAGEGQNPARQAAMDAGCPKETTAFSINQLCGSGLRAVALGMQQILSGDAKIIVAGGQESMSMAPHCAHLRSGVKMGDFKMVDTMLKDGLIDAFHGYHMGITAENIASQWQLTRADQDEFALASQQKAEAAQNAGRFEDEIVPFTVKGRKGDIVISADEYIRPGTTIEALTKLKPAFDKEGTVTAGNASGINDGAAAVVLMDADEATKRGVKPLARIVSWATAGVDPSIMGTGPIPATKKALEKAGWSVGDLDLVEANEAFAAQSCAVVRDLGLNPHIVNVNGGAIAIGHPIGASGARVLTTLLYEMQRRDAKRGLATLCIGGGMGVALCVERD from the coding sequence ATGTCCGACCAGAAAGCCATCGTCATTGCCAGCGCGGCGCGTACCGCAGTGGGCGCTTTCAACGGTGCGTTTGCCAATATCCCCGCACATGAATTGGGCGCGACGGTTATCAAAGGAGCGCTGGAACGCGCCGGTGTGGCGGCGACGGATGTGGACGAGGTTATTCTCGGACAGGTGTTGACGGCAGGCGAGGGCCAGAACCCTGCGCGGCAGGCGGCGATGGATGCCGGTTGCCCGAAAGAGACGACAGCCTTCTCGATCAACCAGCTATGCGGTTCCGGTTTGCGAGCGGTTGCGCTCGGCATGCAGCAGATTCTTTCCGGCGATGCCAAGATCATCGTGGCAGGCGGTCAGGAATCCATGTCCATGGCGCCGCATTGCGCGCATTTACGGTCCGGCGTGAAGATGGGCGACTTCAAGATGGTCGATACCATGCTGAAGGACGGCCTGATTGATGCCTTTCATGGCTATCATATGGGGATCACTGCCGAGAATATCGCCAGCCAGTGGCAGTTGACCCGCGCCGATCAGGACGAGTTCGCACTTGCTTCCCAGCAGAAGGCAGAGGCGGCACAGAATGCGGGCAGGTTCGAGGATGAAATTGTTCCGTTCACTGTAAAGGGTCGCAAGGGCGATATCGTCATTTCGGCGGATGAATATATCCGTCCCGGCACGACGATTGAGGCATTGACCAAGTTGAAGCCCGCTTTCGACAAGGAGGGGACGGTTACTGCAGGCAACGCATCCGGGATTAACGATGGTGCTGCGGCTGTCGTGCTGATGGATGCGGATGAAGCCACCAAGCGTGGTGTGAAGCCGCTTGCGCGCATCGTTTCCTGGGCAACGGCTGGCGTCGATCCTTCGATCATGGGAACAGGCCCGATTCCGGCGACGAAGAAGGCGCTGGAAAAGGCAGGCTGGAGCGTCGGCGATCTCGATCTGGTCGAAGCCAACGAAGCCTTTGCAGCACAGTCCTGTGCTGTTGTGCGTGATCTTGGTCTCAACCCCCATATCGTCAACGTCAATGGCGGAGCAATCGCGATCGGTCATCCGATCGGCGCATCAGGCGCACGCGTTCTGACGACGCTGCTTTACGAAATGCAGCGCCGCGATGCCAAGCGCGGTCTGGCGACACTTTGCATCGGCGGCGGCATGGGCGTTGCCTTGTGCGTCGAGCGCGACTGA